GGATCGCCACAAGCATCAAGATCGACCCTGCCATCGTGTAGAGAAAGAACTTCACGGCGGCGTAAATACGCTGTTCCGATCCCCAAATGCCGACGATGAAATACATCGGCACAAGGCTGACTTCCCAGAAGATATAGAACAGGAACAAGTCCTGTGCGACGAAAACGCCGATCATGGCGAATTCAAGGAGCATCAGGAAACTGTAGAAAAGGCGTTCCTGTTTCTTGATGTAAGACATCGAGAACAAGATCGCCAGCGGCATGATGAAACCCGTCAGGACAACCAAGAGAATGCTCAGCCCATCCACGCCAACATAATAGCTGATCGTGTAATTGCCAAGTTTGAACCATTCCCAAAGATGTTCGTGCTGCAAACCGGCTTTCGTCGTATCAAACGACGCCCACAAAACAAGCGTCGCCGCCAGTGTCACCAGCGAAAAGCCGAGCGCGTACCATTTGATCCGTTCCTCTCGCCCCCGTGTTAGAAACAGGATCGGGAACAACCCGATCACCGGGAGAAAGAGCGTCAGTGAGACCAATAATTCAGATTTCATGTTTCCCGTATTTCCCCCGGAAAGTTACCGTCCCGCCCGCAACAAGGGCAGGAGGATCAAGACGATCACGACAAGAGCGCCGACCAAAAAGGTGAAGATATAGGTGCGCACATAGCCCGTTGAAAACCCGCGCAGCCGCCCCCCTAACAACCCCGCCCATTCGCCAATGCGCAGGAATCCCCGATCAATTGCGCCACGATCCACCGGATTTGCCAAGAACGTACTCGCCCGCTTGTAGGTATCACGGATCAGTGTATTGTGAACGCGATCATGCCAGAATTCCCAGTCCAGTTTGTTTGCCAGCCATGCCGAGAGCCGGTTGTAGGGGTTCTCGATCAGCCGGAAATAGGTTTCGTCCCAGTAGAGCTTGGCGTTTGCCAAACGGAAGTAGGGGCGTGTTGCCCCGCGTTCTAGCTTGTCTTTGCCCTTCTCGGTAAGCGGGTTCGCCCCATAGAAGCGATCTGCCAGTAGGATAGCAGCGACGGCTACCACTGTTGCTGTCACCGCTAAAATTAGGTTGAATTCCAACCCCTTTGTATAAGGAACGCTGTGTTCCAACCACAAGGTAAGAATCTCTGGTGGCACAAGCGGAAGGCTAAAGCCTAGGGGAATGTTCAACAGCCCACCAAAGATGGACAGCACAGCGAGGACGATGAGTGGGAAGGTCATCAGGGCGACGCTCTCTGGGGCGTGTTCAGCGGCGGCGGTACGCGGTTTACCGAGGAAGACAAGGCGGATTTGCCGCCACATATAAAACGCCGTCATAAACGCCGCCGCAAGGAGCAGCCCAAGGGCGATGAAGCCTTCAACCTTGCCATCGTTGAAGCCGCTGTTGAACGCCTTCCCTAGAATCTCATCCTTCGACCAAAAGCCAGAGAGCGGGAAAATACCTGCCAATGCCAGCGTCCCGATCAGGTATGTCCAAAAGGTGATCGGCATCCGCTTGCGCAGCCCGCCCATGTTTCGCATGTCTTGAGGATCGAAGGCTTCGTCCTCGTGATGCTCCCCATCTGACCCATGCCCGTGATCATCGGCGTGGGCGTGGTGGTGTCCGTGTTCCATCGCGTGAATGACCGACCCCGACCCCAAGAACAAGAGCGCCTTAAAGAAGGCGTGTGTCACCAGATGGAACATCCCTGCCGCATAACCACCCAACCCAACCGCAGCGACCATGAACCCCAACTGACTCACAGTGGAGTAGGCGAGGACTTTCTTAATATCCCACTGCCCTAAAGCGACAAACCCTGCCATAAGCGCCGTTGCCGACCCAATAAGGGTGACGACAGCGGAGGAGATTGGCGCGGCATGGAAGAACACGCTGGAGCGTGTCACAAGGTAAATGCCCGCCGTGACCATCGTCGCCGCATGGATGAGCGCCGAGACAGGCGTTGGACCCGCCATAGCATCGGGCAGCCAAACAAAGAGAGGAATTTGGGCGCTTTTGCCTGTGACCCCTAAGACCATAAAGAGGGTGATGATCGTCAGAACGCTTTCCAGTGGGAGGGTGAACGGTCCAAAGTGGACAATATGCCCGCCCTTTGCCAAAAGGTCTTCGGTCTGCCCAAAGATACCTTTAGCGGTGACACTCTCATTGTGTGAGTCCGTCTCACCATGCCCACCTTCAGCGGGTGCTGCTTCGCTGTGACTATCCCCGCTTGTTCCTTCGGCAGGGGCAACCTCTGCGCCATGCCCCCCCGCCACATGAAGGACTTCCCCGGGCTTGTAGTAATCGAGCGTACCGAATGTCCAAAAGGTGAGGAAGATCGCCATGAGGAAGCCGAAATCGCCCACGCGGTTGACGATGAACGCCTTCCGCGCTGCGTTGCTGTTTCGCCAGCCCTCGCCCTTCTTTTTGTCGAACCAAAAGCCGATGAGGAGGAAGGAACACAAGCCCACCCCTTCCCAACCCACAAAGGTGACCAGAAAATTGTTCCCCGTAACAAGAATGAGCATGAAGCCGAGGAACATATTCAGGTAGACGAAAAAGCGGGGGAAACGTGAATCGCCATGCATGTACCCAATGGCATAGATATGGATAAGTGTGCCGATTCCCGTGATGACCAGCATCATCGTCAGACTCAGCGTATCCACCCGAAGCTGCCATGGGATGTTCAGCGCGGCGGAGGGGATATACAGCCAGCTATCGAGGATCGGCGGGGTGACAACGACTCCCTCGTAGCCAAAATTAGGCATGGCAACGGTCATCGTCGCGGCGATGATGAAGGCGATTCCCGCCGCGCCGCTGGCAAGCGTGCCAACCATGCGTTCACTCATGTATCTTCCCAAAAACAAATTGATCACCGCTCCGGCGAAGGGGATCAAGATGATCAGGGGAACGAGTGCTGCGAAATTTTCCATGTTTGAGCGGAAGCCCCCTTAACGGTTGTGGCTCAATTAGCCCTTCATCGTGTTCAGTTCGTCAATATCAATCGTTTTCTTCGTCTTGAAGATCGCCACAATCAGCGCCAAACCAACGGCGACCTCGGCAGCGGCAATACTGATCACAAAAAAGACGGTCATCTGACCGCCCATATTGCCCCACTGACGGGCAAAGGCGACCAGCGCTAAGTTTGCCGCGTTCAGCATCAACTCAATCGACATGAAGATCAAAATCGCATTGCGCCGGACAAGGACGCCCACAATCCCCAAAATAAAGAGGACGGCGCTCAGGATAACGAAATATTCTGTTGGCAGCGTTGGCGGTTGCATACCCTTAGTCTCTATTCCTTAGTTCCGGTGCGAACCAGCGGATTTTTTCTCACATCAGTCATCTGCATCCAGATGAAGATGAAAACGATCCAAACCTCCCTAACCTCTCGCCTCTTGGTGAGAGGAGGGTTAATCTGTTGCCGTCTCTAGCGGCTCTGGGGCGGTCTGTTTTGCCGCCTCTGCGCTTGCCGAAAGACTCCGATTCATGCGCTTGACTACCGGGCTAACTACCAGGCGCTGCCGAACGCGCCGTACCACCTCCTCACGGGTGAGCAGGATCGATCCTACCATCGTGGCGAGGAGCAAGACGGCGATCAATTCAAATGCCAACAGGTAGGTTGTCAGAAGGTCGCGCCCGATGGATTGAGGGCTGCCGAATGCCTCACGGGTTTTCACCGATCCCTCAACATGAAAGACCGTTGCCTTCGTGAGCGGCGCTCCCGATATGCCTGGCACAATTTCGTTGAGGGCGATGAACATCTCGTGCGTTTTGCGCGTTCCTCGGAAGGATTCAATGGTGCGGATTTCCGCTGCGCCCTGTTTGATCTCAAAGTAGTATGTCCCCTCAGTAAGAACCACCGTTGGAGCAGACTCCCCATAATTGAGGGCAGGGACGATCACCGTTGGGTTGGCAGGGTCGGCACGGTTGATCTGCAACAGGGAGAGCGATCCACGTTCGGGAAGGGCATGAACGAAGGTCATTCGCCACGTCCCCTCA
This genomic interval from Anaerolineales bacterium contains the following:
- the nuoK gene encoding NADH-quinone oxidoreductase subunit NuoK → MQPPTLPTEYFVILSAVLFILGIVGVLVRRNAILIFMSIELMLNAANLALVAFARQWGNMGGQMTVFFVISIAAAEVAVGLALIVAIFKTKKTIDIDELNTMKG